The Methanocella arvoryzae MRE50 DNA window CTGGAGAAAGTAATCTCCGAGACCCTTCGCGAAAAACTGGAAGGCCGCATAGACAAGACGCTCGGATCGATCGTGGCAGTCACCGACGTCGTGGAGATCGGCGAAGGCCACATTCTCGTAGGCGACGGCGCCGTCTACTACGAGGTCACCTTCGACGCCATCGCGTACAAGCCGGAACAGCAGGAGATCATCGAAGGCTCTGTCGTAGAAATCGTGGCCTTCGGCGCCTTCATAGCGGTCGGGCCAGTGGACTGCCTGGTCCACGTCAGCCAGATCGCCGACGAGTTCATGACTTACGACGAGAAGAACGCCCGCCTCACCAGCAGGGAAACCAACAGGTCCCTCAACGAGGGCGACCACGTCAGGGCCAGGATCGTCACCGTGAGCCTGAACGAGCACGACCCCAGGGAGAGCAAGATCGGGCTGACGATGCGTCAGCCAGCTTTAGGGAGACTCGAGTGGATCGAAGAAGAGCTGAAGAAGAAGGGCGGCCGCTCAGAGAAAGCCGAAGCAAAAGCCTAGATCAGCTTTTGATCTCATAGCCTTGAAAACGATAACACCAGCAGAGTTTCCGGCCTCGCCCGGAAACCCTCAAATCTTTTTATGATACTGCTCGCGGCCATTGCCAGCAGCCGACAACGGATCATGTCCGCTTGCGATGATCTCAAGGCACGCTATCCACTGCTGACCAGAAGAGCGATCGTAGCAGGAGTCCCCATACCAGCGCCGATCCAGTGGATTGACCGTAACTTTTTCAAAGGCCAGCTCAACGCCTACGCTATGTGCCTCAACCACTGGCTGCCGTTCCTGCCCGTGCCGGTCATCCTGATCAACGCCGGCTGGCTCGACGATCACAGCCAGCTCAAGGACAGGTACCTGAATGACGTATCTATCAGCTACCACCCCGACTGCGGCTGTCCCATAAAATACATTATCTGCCACGAGTTCGCTCACTTCATCTACGTCAACATGAGCGCCAAAAGCCGACGGCAGTGGGAACAGGGCTACGAGCACGCTCAGCCATCCGGCTACTCTTTCAACCCCGAGGAGAGCTTCTGCGAAGCCTTCGCTGGCCACGTCGCCGGCCTGACCGGCAAGTACTACGACGAGGCTCCACGGTTTGCCGCTGATTATGGACAGGAGTAAAGCAAAACAAGAAACCAATCAAACGCCAGGACGCCAGGAGTCAGGTGATGATCGGAGCCTTGATCAGGTATAAGTGATGAAAAATTGGCAATTCTCAGTTTCTCCGCTTGTAAAGCCGCCAGGCTCGCCAAGAGTCCAAGCACTCATCCCATGATAACTGGTTTTTCAAGTTAAGCCGATGAAAACCTCTGGAGGTTGGGGAGTTCCCGGGAGTTCTGAGAGGATTTTCAAGCTGGGAGGTCAGAGAGGGTCAGAGGTCGGAGAAGAGGCCCGGGAGTGTGGAAAGGTCCGTGAGGATTTTTTAAGTTAATTCTCTCTGACCTCGGGGTACTCACATAACCTCCTCTCTGACCTCCATGACCTCCCTGACCTCCCAGCTTGAACGTTCTCTCTGAACTCCATGAACCTCTCCGACCTCCCCTCCGACCTCTCAACACCTCCCGGACCCAGATTTTTCATGGAACGCCAAGCAATAATTAGTGATCGGCATGGTTCCGGTCGAAAATGTTCCTGGCGTTCCATGAAAAATTTGCTCTTGGCGAGCTTGGCTCCTTGGCGTGCCTGGCGGTATTTTCGATATATACAGTGCCAAATTTCAATTTTTCATAGCCTCTACCTGAATATCCCAGTATTCATAAAGTGAGTGCTTGGCGTCCTGACGTTTGATATGTTTCAGGCATCCGAAATCCACTGCTGTAGAAACTGTATACGATCTACCAATGGCTTTTATAACTAATGCCGTTGACTTTAGCACAAGGGAGTTAGATTGAAGCCGGTACACGTCGCAGGAGAAACGTTTTACATTCCAGGCATCACCAACGTCTGTCTGTATAAGGACTATATTCTGGACCCCAGCAACAACGAGAACGTGGACTGGGACAGCCCGCTGCCGGTTAAAACAGCACTAATTTCTCACTGCCATACCGATCATTTCTGGAATGGGGCAAAGCTCCACGCCAGAGGCGTGAAGATCTATGCTCCGCGCGAGGAGCGTTCCATGATCGAGAATACGGCGGTGAATACTAACGGCAACTTTTGCTGGGCGGTGCCGCCGGAGAGCATGCTGCCGTGGTACTTCCGCAAGATCTGCTGCCCGGTGGACGACACGCTGGATCGCCTCGTCTCCCCGATCAAGGTGGTGCCGCTGCCCGGCCACTCCCAGTGGCAATGCGGCTTCCTGACACCGGATGGCGTGTTCTACGTGGCGGACTCCATGGTGACGAAGAAAGTCTGGGACACCAAGCACATAGTATATTATACCAGCGTTCCGGACGCCCGAAAATCCCTGGAGACGATCATCAGGTCGAAAGCCGAATTCGTGCTCCCGTCCCACGGCGTCCTGCTGAACAGGGATCAGGCCGTGGAGCTGGCGGAAGTGAACCTGAAAGGCATAGACATGCTCGAAGAGGCGGTGATCGCCATTCTCGGTAGAGAAGAGAGGACTGTCGAGGAGATGGTCAGCCTCGTCGGGCGGAAATTAGGTATAAGGGACGACTTCTCCATGCACATCGTCTGCGAGACCACGGTCCGGTCGATGCTGTACATGCTCAACCGCCGCAAAGAGGCCGACTACGAGCTCCGCGGGCATAAAGTGTACTGGAAAGCCAGACCTTAATCAGATAACCGCTGTGCAGGAGGAGGGAAAGGCTCAGTCTGCCGCAGGCAGCAGGACTACGAACCTGGCGCCCTGGCCAGAGTTGCCGGGCACCCGGTCTTCGACCCACACTCTGCCCCGGTACTGCTCTACCAGCGATTTTACCAGGTACAGCCCGAGGCCGCTTCCCCCGGCGGTAGTCTGGCCCCGGGAATACCGGAAGAAGAGCCGGTCTTTGACGCTGTCCGGGATGCCAGGACCGTTGTCCTCGACTGCCACCTTATAGAAGATCTCATCATTCTCGCAGAGCCTCGTTGCCGTGATTTTTACATCGACGTCGCCGGGGCTGTGCTTGGCTGCGTTGGACAGGAGGTTGGAAAAGACATCTTTGAGGAGCTCGTTGGCTAAGACACGCCCGCCATTGCATGCGATCTGAACAGATACGCGCTTTCCGGCGTGGGTCAGGCATGCGTCTTTCGCGTCTCCCAGGATTTGCCTCAGATCGACTGGCCTGACGGGGTGGTCTCCGGCCCTGGCCTTCTGCAGCACCCTCACGTTTTCGATGAGCCGGGAGCTGCGTTTAAACGAGTTCATCGCGCTTTCCAGCAGGGCTTTAGCCTGGCCGTCTTCGACTGAGTCAAGGGCGAGCTCAAGGTAACCCAGGCCTGTCTGGTTATAGTTGTTGATGTCGTGGGCCATCAGGTCGAGGTAAAGCTCGGCGTGAGCCTTGGACTCCAGCAGCGATTTTTTCGTCTCTTTCAGCTCACTGTTCTCAATGATCTTCCACTCGCCGTCGCACTTGGTTATCGCGAACTGATGGGTGCTGACTACGTCGATGATCTCATTGGCGCTGCACCGGTCGAGACAATAGGAGCAGAGCACCAGGAAATTGCGGCCGTCGATGGCCCCGTTTATCGCGCTTTCGTACTCAATGAAATCTTTCCAGATGGGCTTGTCAAGCCAGAAGGTATTGCCCGTGACCCGGATTCCTTCGAAGCCCCGGTCCTGCGCCTGTCGGAGCTTCTTTTCCCAGCCGTCAAGGACACGCTTTTGATCAAAGACCCCGTCGATGACGTACCACTGAGAATAGGGCACGATCTCGACCTGGCCTCTCTGCAGGTACTCGTCGAAACGGGGCATTGCGGCTCTCATGAGGCGTTCCATCTCTACGGCATCCACCGGGTCGGCGGTGACACACATGCAGAACTCGTTATTTTTCAGGCCCGCATCGAAGTATGCTATGATAATGTCGACCAGGTCTTTGCCGGTCTTGTAAAACATGCAGAAGTGGGTTCCCCAGGGTACATTTCCAATGATATCGATGCCTGAATCGCGCAGTTTAGTATGCATAGTAACCCCGCTTCTTGAACTAACCCTACTTCTTTATCGCTGATAATATAAATAAGTTAGACTTAACGCCGTGAATTTGACGGGACGAAGTAAATAGTTTTGAAAAGACTACGCCAGCTCACTTTGCCGCCAGTAGTGCGGCTCCCATGGCTCCCGTGATCTGCGGCTCCGGAGGCACGAACAATTCCATACCCAGCTCTTTTTCTAAAGCTGCCCTGATGCCTGAATTCTTCGCTACCCCTCCAACAAGGGCAATATGACCATCAAGGCCCTTCTGCTTCGCCATCACCGCTACCCTTCTGGATATGCTCTCGACGAGCCCCGCCGCGATGTCCTTCTTTGGGTAGCCCCTGGCCCTCAGAGATATTACTTCTGATTCGGCGAAAACGGTGCACATACTGTTGATGCTGGCCGGGCCTGTCGAAGACAGCGCAACCTGGCCGAGATCCTCTACAGAAAGCTCAAGCGCCCTGGCCGTGTGCTCCAGGAACTTGCCCGTGCCTGCCGCACAGCGGTCGTTCATGAGGAAGTCGACGACCTTACCTGCGTTAACGACTATGATCTTGCTATCCTGGCCGCCGATGTCGATGATACCCCGTACCTCGGGATACAGGTGAGCTACTCCTCTGGCATGGGCGGTGATCTCGCTGATCTTTTTGGTCGCGAAGGCAACGTTGTCCCGGCCGTACCCGGTGGCTCCGATGGCACCGACGGCAGCTCTGTCTGTCCCGGTTTCCCGGAGCAGGTCGTCGTAGATCTGCGCCGCTGCCGCCGAGAAATCAAACCCGGTGGGCCGGACGATGCTGCCCGCCACCCTGCCATCGACAAGCAGTACGGCTTTGATGGTCGCTGCACCCGCGTCGATTCCGGCGGTTATCACGCTAACATCTCCAGGAAGGCGTCGATTCGGACTCGCAACTGCTCGACGTCTGAAGCCGAGTAGTCCGTCTCGATCGCCAGCATGGGAATCCCGGCTTCCCGCAGCGCCTGCTGTACTTTGAACTTCTCTACGTTGTAGCCGTGGCAGGACTGCAGGGAATAATGTACGACTCCGTCTACGCCATACTCCTTCGCAAGGGACAGGATGCGCTCGACTCGCCGGTCGTTGGGCGTCATGCAGGAGCAGGGTATCTGGAGGTACCGCTCCGCCAGCGCCTCCATAGGCGGCTTGCTCTCGTCAACAAGACTGTCGAAAGCCCTCGTACCCGTGCAGCTTTCCTCGACGACGATGACCGCGCCCCGCTCCTCGATGAGGCGGGGCACCTTGACGTTGCCTGCCGACATGGGGCAGCCGGAGATCATAATCCGCGGGCCGGAATGATCGACAGTACGCCCCTCCAGCTCGTCACACAGCCGGGCTACGCCCGCTTTCAGCTGCTGCGGGGACAGGAATAGCTGCCGCTGTGTCACCTGTAGCACCTCGAGGCCGGTGATGGGCGGCCGGGCCGCTTTCCGGTAAGCGAACAGGCGCTGCATCAGCTTCCGGAGTTCGTTCCCGGCCCGGATCTCCTCCTGCAGCCGATCGTCAGTGATCCTGTTACAGGTCAGCTGCTCCATGTACTCACGGAAAGCTTCGAGCTCCGAGAGGTAATACCGGAGAGCTGCAGGGGTATCGGGCTTCTGGGGCAGGTCGATCATGTAAGTCGGGATAAACTGCCGCATCAGCTCAAACATTTTCTTCTTGCCATCGCAGGTCGATTCCCCGACGACCGCATCTACGGCGCCGAAGTGAGGGCATGCTTCGCCTTTGCCGGTACATCCTCCCACGATAGAGCCGAAAGAGGACTTGATCAGCGGACAGATATTTCGAGGCAGGTACTGCTCGCCAAGAGGAATAGTATCTTCTCTGCCCCCGCAGAGGACAACCCTGTCGGCGCCTGCGGCGAAGATGATCTCGTCCGGGACGAACAGGCAAAAGGTGCCCACTACTTTTTTACCCGCCTTTCTCTGCGCCAGCAGATCATCTACCCTCATCCGGTACGCTTGCCTGAAAAAGTCGAGGCTCTTCGGGGGATTAACGGAATCTGCTGGTGTCGGCATATTACCAGAAAGACGGGGGCTGATCGTTTATATCGTTTTTCTTGGCCAGAGTGGTATATGGCTCGCGAACGTAGACGAACGCTGCGCTGTCACAGGGAGCCTGAGCAATCAGAGATCCATGAGCCCCGTGTCTTCATGCATGTAAGGCGGCGCGCAGATGCACAAAATTCGAACCCCGCCTTCCCCTGCCTTGATCTTGTGGGGTGTGCCCTGCGGAATCAGTATTGCGTCACCTGTGCGGACGTCGATACGCCTGTTGCCCAGCCACATGATCCCTTCTCCATCCAGCACGTAATAGATCTCCTGGGACTCGTGGTGGACGTGGAGCCGGGTTTCGTTGCCGCTTTCGACGTAGGCTTCCGCGACGCTGACGTCCATGACCGGGTGTTTCAGCGGGTGAAGCAACTCCCAGATTGTAGAGCCGTCCTTAGTAGTGTAAGGCTTGACACGTTCCCGGTTTTGTACCACGTGGCGGCCTGCATCTGGAGAACCTTTAAGGTTGTTGAGCGGCATTAAAAAAATGTATATCGTCAATCGGATATAAAGTGATGCTATGGCAAGCGAGAAGAGTGTGGAACCGGTCAGGGTTGTGGGCAACTCGTACTATCTGCCAGCGACGAGCAACACCGGGCTATTCAAGGATTACGTGATCGACCCGGGGAGCACTGGCTACAAAGAAGTGGCCGGGAAGGAGATCAATAATGTCCTTATCACCCACGGCCACAACGACCACTTCCGCCACGCCTGCGAGTTCAGGGAGCGGGGAGCGAGGGTCATAGCATCAAGAGACGATGCGCTGCTGGTCCGCTACCCGGAGGTCAACATCCGGGGCCTCTTCAGCTGGGCGAAGCCGCCGATCGAGCTGGTCACGCCGTACTTCCAGGGCAACGCCTGTGAGGTGGACAGGCTGGTCGAGGAGTGGCAGGACCCTGCGATCAGGCCCGTATTCCTCCCCGGCCACACGCTGGGCCAGTACGGGTTCATCACCGAAGACGGAGTATTCTACACAGCCGACGCGTTATACTCCGAAGACCTGTGGTCGAAGTACAAGTTGCCGTACTGCATCGACCCGGACGTCTGCCGCACTTCGCTCCGGAGGATCAAAGAGCAGGACTTCGACTATATAGTGCCGGGCCACGGCAGGCCGCTCACCCGTAGCGAGGCGCTGAAGGCCGCAGACTTCCACCTGAGCCAGCTCGACAAAGTCGACGATGTGGTCCTGGACCTGATCTCCGAGCCGGTTTCCATGGAAGACCTGCTCTCCATGCTGGCGGAGAAGCTGAAGCTCTACCACAGCATGAATAACTATTACATCGCCCTCGTGATGCTGAAAGGGCACATGAGCAGCCTCGTCGGCCGGGGCAAGGCGGGCTACAAGCTCGAAAACTTTACCCTGTACTGGTACAGGATATAAAACTCTTTTTTAATTTTCAGATCCAGTACCCGATCGCTATCGAGCCGGAGCGTTGTCATATTCTTACCGGAGGCTGTCGATATGATAGTCGGCCATCGGTCCTGCCAGTATAAAATTGAATCTGTTTTTCACATTCAGTGTTACGAACGCTAACTTTTTTATACCTTCAAGCTTACCTATCTTGTAAGAACCTGGCGAGCTATCGCTCGCCCAACGGAGTGTTTGTAATGGAAAACCAAAAGTTCGGCCTGCTGGTCGTCGGCCATGGCAGTTCCATGCCCTACAATAAAGAGCTGATCGAAGACATCGCCGCCCGAATCGCAAAGAAGATGCCCGACGCAGTGGTGCGTGTCGGGTTCATGAACATGAACAAGCCGACCATCAAGGAAGGGCTGGACAGCTTCAACGGTACCGGTGTCAGGAAGATCGTCGTGTTCCCGCTGTTCCTCGCAAAGGGCGTCCACATCAAGGAAGACATCCCTAACCTGATCGGGCTGAAAGAGGGCCAGAAGAGGATCACCTACAACGGCTATGATATCGTCTACGCGGACCCCCTGGGCTCCGACGACCTCATCGCCGAGCTGTCCTGCAGAAGAGTAACGCAGGCGTTCGCCGTTTACGAGAGCTGAGGCTCGAAGGTATAGCCGGATGGAACTGAACGCATCCCGCATCGCCATCCTGGACGTGAACCACGGAGGGCTGGTCCTGGCCAGAGAGCTGCAAAGCCTGGGCTACGACACTTTCGCGGTAGACGTTTATGGATCGGGTAAAGAAAGCGAAGATATCAGGATAGTGCAGGCTGACGAAGCCCCGGCTTTCGACATGCTCGTCGCGCCTGTGCACATGGCCCCCTATAAGCTGCTCTACGATGCGGTGCGGCGAGGCATGCCGGTCCTCACCCATCATCGCATGGCGGGCATGCTGATCGAAGCTACCGGACGGCTGAAGGGCGTGAAAAGCGTGGAGGTCACGGGCACGTATGGCAAGACCACTGCCTGTGCGCTGCTGGGAAGAATGCTGCAGGCCAAAGGAGAGCATGTGCTGGTGCACGCCAGCATGGGGCTAACCTTTGATGGCATGCCAGTGGGCGAAAGGCTGAGCATTACGCCGGCGAACATGCTCCGGGCGCTTGATTGCGCCAAAAAAGCGGGCCTGCACCCGACAGCCTGCGTGTTCGAGGTCTCTCTGGGCGGCTGCGGAACCGCAGACGTCGGAATCATCACCACGCTGGACAGGGACTACCCCGTCGCCGGAGGGACAAAACGATCATATATGGCTAAAATGCAGATGATAGAGCACGCCAAACCCCGTAGCACTATCGTCCACCAGGCAACCTACAGGCTGACCGGCGGGCGTGATGAGATCACCTTCGGAGAAGGCGGAGATCTCTTCTACGGGAAAGCCGGGATGATCGAGGGCCCGCTGCTGGAAGGCGAGACCATATATCCAGCATTTGCGCCGGGGCTGGACCTTGAATCGTACGGAGACCCGGCCCTATGCGCTGCGGCTGCCGCCCTCAGTATGGGCACATCACCGGAAGCAGTGTCCGACGCGCTGGCGGGCTTCGACGGCATCCCGGGCAGGATGAAGCGCGGCATCATCCAGGGCAGGGAACTGCTGGACAACTCCTGCTCGGGCCTCTCCATCGACGGAGTACTCAGGGCTCTGGAAAAGAGCGGCGGCCATCCGGGCAGAAAAGTGCTGGTGCTGGGCGAGGAGAAGTATAACGTCTGCGAAGGCCTGGACCCTGCGGAGGCTGCCCGAATTGCCGAAGCCTGGGCCGGAGAAGTCGTGCTGGTGGGCGATCGACTGCTATCGGTCAGCGGAGTGCACGCAGCCAGCCTGAAAGAGGGACTTCGGGAAGCGCTGAGCAGGACTGCGCCCGGAGACATGATCATATCCTGCGTGAAGACATGGAGGTAGACTAAGTTGGAAGACAACCGGATCATTCAGCCGCGGCCCAGCGCCATCGTGGCGGCGCTCTATACTTTAAGGGACCTGGACGTGGACGTGGCAGTGCTGCACGGGCCACCGGGCTGCTGCTTCAAGCACTCGAGGCTGCTGGAAGAGGACGGCATGAGGGTGGTAACCACCGCCATGTGCGACTCGGACTACGTCTTCGGCGCCCACGACGTGCTGGTCAGCGTGCTAAAGAAAGTCTCCGACCGGTTCAGCCCGAAGACGATCGGCATAGTGGGCACCTGCGCCAGCATGATCATCGGGGAGAACTTCCACCGGGCGGTAGAAGACGCGGAGCCGGGCGTACCAGTAGTAGAAGTAGAGATCCATGCCGGCCACGGGGACAACACCACCGGAGCGATAGCCACGCTGGAAGCTGCGCACGCCGCCGGAATCCTCGAAAAGGCGGAACTGGACCGCCAGAAGCAGATGCTGCTGCTGGCCACAGAGCTGGAGAAGAAGGCGGGAGCCGCGAGCAGCGACTACATTGAGCCCTCGAGAGGCGATCTCAAGTACAGGGCTGCAGCGCGCCTGCTGGAGCTGATGCGCGAGGACAAAAAGGGCATCTCCATCCTGAACGCCAAGAAGGAGACGGCATACATGTTCGCCGATGCCAACATGGCTGTAAACGAGGCTGCCCTGAGGCTGGGCGCTCCGGCTCCGGTTACGATCGCTAATCTGGATATGAGGATAGGCCTGCCGAGAATTCGCCGGTACGCCAGCACGATCACGAAGGCTTATGGCGAGAAGGGTTTCTCCATCGACCACATTACCGGCGGCCTGGACGAGTACCCCCTGGCTGGTGACAGGGCAGCGGAGATCATCAAAGAGAAGTACAGCGATTATGACTATGCAGTCATCACCGGCGTCCCCCATGGCGTCCCGTTCGAGGCGCTTCAGGGCATGGAAATCTTCTCGATCACCAACGGCCCCCGCCAGGTGGAGCCGCTGCGGAAAGCCGGGCACCAGCACGTGATGGTGGAGATCGACCTCCACCCGAAGACGCTGGGAGTAGATAATATAGTAGAGTCAGAGTTCGGGGCCACGCTCAGGAGCATGCTATGAGCTTGAAACAGTCTACGAGCCAGAAGCAATTGGCAGTCTATGGCAAGGGCGGCATCGGCAAGTCTACTACGGCTTCGAACATGGCCGCAGCGCTGGGGGAGATGGGGAAGAAAGTCATGCTCATCGGGTGCGATCCCAAGAGTGACTCTTCTATTACTCTGCTCGGCG harbors:
- a CDS encoding MEDS domain-containing protein, which translates into the protein MHTKLRDSGIDIIGNVPWGTHFCMFYKTGKDLVDIIIAYFDAGLKNNEFCMCVTADPVDAVEMERLMRAAMPRFDEYLQRGQVEIVPYSQWYVIDGVFDQKRVLDGWEKKLRQAQDRGFEGIRVTGNTFWLDKPIWKDFIEYESAINGAIDGRNFLVLCSYCLDRCSANEIIDVVSTHQFAITKCDGEWKIIENSELKETKKSLLESKAHAELYLDLMAHDINNYNQTGLGYLELALDSVEDGQAKALLESAMNSFKRSSRLIENVRVLQKARAGDHPVRPVDLRQILGDAKDACLTHAGKRVSVQIACNGGRVLANELLKDVFSNLLSNAAKHSPGDVDVKITATRLCENDEIFYKVAVEDNGPGIPDSVKDRLFFRYSRGQTTAGGSGLGLYLVKSLVEQYRGRVWVEDRVPGNSGQGARFVVLLPAAD
- a CDS encoding double-cubane-cluster-containing anaerobic reductase, whose protein sequence is MPTPADSVNPPKSLDFFRQAYRMRVDDLLAQRKAGKKVVGTFCLFVPDEIIFAAGADRVVLCGGREDTIPLGEQYLPRNICPLIKSSFGSIVGGCTGKGEACPHFGAVDAVVGESTCDGKKKMFELMRQFIPTYMIDLPQKPDTPAALRYYLSELEAFREYMEQLTCNRITDDRLQEEIRAGNELRKLMQRLFAYRKAARPPITGLEVLQVTQRQLFLSPQQLKAGVARLCDELEGRTVDHSGPRIMISGCPMSAGNVKVPRLIEERGAVIVVEESCTGTRAFDSLVDESKPPMEALAERYLQIPCSCMTPNDRRVERILSLAKEYGVDGVVHYSLQSCHGYNVEKFKVQQALREAGIPMLAIETDYSASDVEQLRVRIDAFLEMLA
- a CDS encoding MBL fold metallo-hydrolase, which gives rise to MASEKSVEPVRVVGNSYYLPATSNTGLFKDYVIDPGSTGYKEVAGKEINNVLITHGHNDHFRHACEFRERGARVIASRDDALLVRYPEVNIRGLFSWAKPPIELVTPYFQGNACEVDRLVEEWQDPAIRPVFLPGHTLGQYGFITEDGVFYTADALYSEDLWSKYKLPYCIDPDVCRTSLRRIKEQDFDYIVPGHGRPLTRSEALKAADFHLSQLDKVDDVVLDLISEPVSMEDLLSMLAEKLKLYHSMNNYYIALVMLKGHMSSLVGRGKAGYKLENFTLYWYRI
- the cfbD gene encoding Ni-sirohydrochlorin a,c-diamide reductive cyclase catalytic subunit, with the protein product MEDNRIIQPRPSAIVAALYTLRDLDVDVAVLHGPPGCCFKHSRLLEEDGMRVVTTAMCDSDYVFGAHDVLVSVLKKVSDRFSPKTIGIVGTCASMIIGENFHRAVEDAEPGVPVVEVEIHAGHGDNTTGAIATLEAAHAAGILEKAELDRQKQMLLLATELEKKAGAASSDYIEPSRGDLKYRAAARLLELMREDKKGISILNAKKETAYMFADANMAVNEAALRLGAPAPVTIANLDMRIGLPRIRRYASTITKAYGEKGFSIDHITGGLDEYPLAGDRAAEIIKEKYSDYDYAVITGVPHGVPFEALQGMEIFSITNGPRQVEPLRKAGHQHVMVEIDLHPKTLGVDNIVESEFGATLRSML
- a CDS encoding cupin domain-containing protein, whose translation is MPLNNLKGSPDAGRHVVQNRERVKPYTTKDGSTIWELLHPLKHPVMDVSVAEAYVESGNETRLHVHHESQEIYYVLDGEGIMWLGNRRIDVRTGDAILIPQGTPHKIKAGEGGVRILCICAPPYMHEDTGLMDL
- the cfbE gene encoding coenzyme F430 synthase, encoding MELNASRIAILDVNHGGLVLARELQSLGYDTFAVDVYGSGKESEDIRIVQADEAPAFDMLVAPVHMAPYKLLYDAVRRGMPVLTHHRMAGMLIEATGRLKGVKSVEVTGTYGKTTACALLGRMLQAKGEHVLVHASMGLTFDGMPVGERLSITPANMLRALDCAKKAGLHPTACVFEVSLGGCGTADVGIITTLDRDYPVAGGTKRSYMAKMQMIEHAKPRSTIVHQATYRLTGGRDEITFGEGGDLFYGKAGMIEGPLLEGETIYPAFAPGLDLESYGDPALCAAAAALSMGTSPEAVSDALAGFDGIPGRMKRGIIQGRELLDNSCSGLSIDGVLRALEKSGGHPGRKVLVLGEEKYNVCEGLDPAEAARIAEAWAGEVVLVGDRLLSVSGVHAASLKEGLREALSRTAPGDMIISCVKTWR
- a CDS encoding acyl-CoA dehydratase activase, coding for MITAGIDAGAATIKAVLLVDGRVAGSIVRPTGFDFSAAAAQIYDDLLRETGTDRAAVGAIGATGYGRDNVAFATKKISEITAHARGVAHLYPEVRGIIDIGGQDSKIIVVNAGKVVDFLMNDRCAAGTGKFLEHTARALELSVEDLGQVALSSTGPASINSMCTVFAESEVISLRARGYPKKDIAAGLVESISRRVAVMAKQKGLDGHIALVGGVAKNSGIRAALEKELGMELFVPPEPQITGAMGAALLAAK
- a CDS encoding MBL fold metallo-hydrolase, giving the protein MKPVHVAGETFYIPGITNVCLYKDYILDPSNNENVDWDSPLPVKTALISHCHTDHFWNGAKLHARGVKIYAPREERSMIENTAVNTNGNFCWAVPPESMLPWYFRKICCPVDDTLDRLVSPIKVVPLPGHSQWQCGFLTPDGVFYVADSMVTKKVWDTKHIVYYTSVPDARKSLETIIRSKAEFVLPSHGVLLNRDQAVELAEVNLKGIDMLEEAVIAILGREERTVEEMVSLVGRKLGIRDDFSMHIVCETTVRSMLYMLNRRKEADYELRGHKVYWKARP
- a CDS encoding DNA-directed RNA polymerase — its product is MYRKVRLVDIIRIPPQRLEEDLEKVISETLREKLEGRIDKTLGSIVAVTDVVEIGEGHILVGDGAVYYEVTFDAIAYKPEQQEIIEGSVVEIVAFGAFIAVGPVDCLVHVSQIADEFMTYDEKNARLTSRETNRSLNEGDHVRARIVTVSLNEHDPRESKIGLTMRQPALGRLEWIEEELKKKGGRSEKAEAKA
- the cfbA gene encoding sirohydrochlorin nickelochelatase, with product MENQKFGLLVVGHGSSMPYNKELIEDIAARIAKKMPDAVVRVGFMNMNKPTIKEGLDSFNGTGVRKIVVFPLFLAKGVHIKEDIPNLIGLKEGQKRITYNGYDIVYADPLGSDDLIAELSCRRVTQAFAVYES